A region of Mesorhizobium sp. M3A.F.Ca.ET.080.04.2.1 DNA encodes the following proteins:
- a CDS encoding ABC transporter ATP-binding protein encodes MALLDIQNLVVEFQTASGPFRAVDGVSLHVDEREVLAIVGESGSGKSVSMLAVMGLLPWTATVTADRMSFNGRDLLKISPADRRKIIGKDIAMIFQEPIASLNPCFTVGFQIEEVLRFHLGMDRAQRRARAIELLKQVGIPEPAERLNSFPHQMSGGQCQRVMIAMAIACNPKLLIADEPTTALDVTIQKQILDLLVSLQAKYGMGLIMITHNMGVVAETADRVIVQYKGRKMEEADVLSLFESPKSNYTRALLSALPENAVGDRLPTVSDMLFEPAPSEARA; translated from the coding sequence ATGGCGCTGCTCGACATCCAGAATCTCGTCGTCGAGTTCCAGACCGCGTCCGGTCCGTTCCGCGCCGTCGACGGCGTGTCGCTCCATGTCGACGAGCGCGAGGTGCTTGCCATCGTCGGCGAATCCGGCTCCGGCAAATCGGTGTCGATGCTGGCCGTGATGGGCCTGCTTCCGTGGACGGCCACCGTCACCGCCGACCGCATGAGCTTCAACGGCCGCGATCTCCTCAAGATCAGTCCGGCCGACCGCCGCAAGATCATCGGCAAGGATATCGCGATGATCTTCCAGGAGCCGATCGCCAGCCTCAATCCCTGCTTCACCGTCGGCTTCCAGATAGAGGAGGTGCTGCGCTTCCATCTCGGCATGGATCGCGCGCAACGCCGGGCGCGGGCCATCGAGCTCCTGAAGCAGGTCGGCATTCCCGAGCCGGCCGAGCGGCTCAACTCCTTCCCGCACCAGATGTCGGGCGGCCAGTGCCAGCGCGTGATGATCGCGATGGCGATCGCCTGCAATCCGAAGCTGCTGATCGCCGACGAGCCGACGACGGCGCTCGACGTCACCATCCAGAAGCAGATCCTCGATCTGCTGGTCTCGCTGCAGGCCAAGTACGGCATGGGCCTGATCATGATCACCCACAATATGGGCGTTGTCGCCGAAACCGCCGACCGTGTCATCGTCCAGTACAAGGGCCGCAAGATGGAGGAGGCCGACGTGCTGTCGCTCTTTGAATCGCCGAAGAGCAACTACACGCGCGCGCTGCTTTCGGCGCTGCCTGAGAACGCCGTCGGCGACCGGCTGCCGACCGTCTCCGACATGCTGTTCGAGCCGGCGCCCTCGGAAGCCAGGGCATGA
- a CDS encoding ABC transporter permease subunit, producing MAAGSPDRLTGLRTFWHYFSVNRGAVIGLLVFILLVLAALFAPLLAPYAPDVQDKTAFLRPPAWQTGGSSQYILGTDPVGRDILSRLLYGARFSLLIGAVVVTLALVGGITLGLLAGYFRGWVDVAIMRVMDLILAFPSLLLALVLVTILGPGLFNAMLAIALVLQPHFARLVRAAVMAEKSREYVVAAKVAGAGHLRLMLATILPNCLAPLIVQGTLSFSNAILEAAALGFLGLGAQPPTPEWGTMLASAREFILRAWWVVTFPGLAILITVLAINLIGDGLRDALDPKLRRS from the coding sequence ATGGCCGCCGGCAGTCCGGATCGCCTCACCGGCCTCAGGACCTTCTGGCATTACTTCTCCGTCAACCGCGGCGCCGTGATCGGCCTGCTGGTGTTCATCCTGCTGGTGCTGGCGGCGCTGTTTGCGCCGCTGCTTGCGCCCTATGCGCCTGACGTCCAGGACAAGACGGCGTTCCTCAGGCCTCCGGCATGGCAGACCGGCGGCAGCTCGCAATATATCCTCGGCACCGACCCGGTCGGCCGCGACATCCTCTCGCGCCTGCTCTATGGCGCCCGCTTCTCGCTGCTGATCGGCGCCGTCGTCGTCACGCTGGCCCTGGTCGGCGGCATCACGCTCGGCCTGCTCGCCGGCTATTTCCGCGGCTGGGTCGATGTCGCGATCATGCGCGTCATGGATCTCATCCTCGCCTTCCCGTCGCTGCTTCTGGCGCTGGTGCTGGTCACCATCCTTGGTCCGGGCCTGTTCAATGCGATGCTGGCGATCGCGCTGGTGCTGCAGCCGCATTTCGCCCGCCTGGTGCGCGCTGCCGTCATGGCCGAGAAGAGTCGCGAATACGTCGTGGCGGCTAAGGTGGCCGGCGCCGGCCATCTGCGCCTGATGCTGGCGACGATCCTGCCCAACTGCCTGGCGCCATTGATCGTTCAGGGCACGCTGTCCTTCTCCAACGCCATCCTCGAAGCCGCCGCTCTCGGCTTCCTCGGCCTCGGCGCGCAGCCGCCGACGCCGGAATGGGGCACGATGCTCGCCTCCGCGCGCGAGTTCATCCTGCGCGCCTGGTGGGTGGTGACCTTCCCGGGCCTGGCGATCCTCATCACCGTGCTTGCCATCAACCTGATCGGCGACGGTCTGCGCGATGCGCTCGATCCGAAGCTCAGGAGGTCGTGA
- a CDS encoding ABC transporter permease subunit, with protein MIRYLLNKIALLIPTLVGITICAFAFVRLLPGDPILAMAGEHGVSPARYEQLKEQFGYNLPIWEQYARYVGEVATGDFGVSISSKRPVIEEFKTLFPATLELSFFAMIFAMVLGIPAGIFAAVKRGSWFDQSLMGTALVGYSMPIFWWGLLLIIFFSGYLGWTPVSGRMGLQFFLKPITGFMTIDSIIYGKWDALRSALSHLVLPAIVLGTIPLAVIARQTRSAMLEVLGEDYVRTARAKGLSAARVVGVHALRNALIPVVTTIGLQVGTLLAGAILTETIFAWPGIGKWMVDSIFKRDYVVVQSGLLLIALIVMAVNLIVDVLYAVINPRIRAA; from the coding sequence ATGATCCGATATCTCCTCAATAAGATCGCGCTCCTGATCCCGACGCTGGTCGGCATCACCATCTGCGCCTTCGCCTTCGTCCGGCTGCTGCCCGGCGATCCGATCCTCGCCATGGCCGGTGAGCATGGCGTCAGTCCCGCCCGTTACGAGCAGCTCAAGGAACAGTTCGGCTACAACCTGCCGATCTGGGAGCAATATGCGCGCTATGTCGGGGAAGTCGCCACCGGCGATTTCGGTGTCTCGATCTCGTCCAAGCGTCCGGTCATCGAGGAGTTCAAGACACTCTTCCCGGCAACGCTGGAACTGTCCTTCTTCGCCATGATCTTCGCCATGGTGCTCGGCATCCCCGCCGGCATCTTCGCCGCCGTCAAGCGCGGCTCATGGTTCGATCAGTCGCTGATGGGCACTGCGCTGGTCGGCTATTCCATGCCGATCTTCTGGTGGGGCCTGCTGCTCATCATCTTCTTTTCCGGTTATCTCGGCTGGACGCCGGTGTCCGGCCGCATGGGTCTGCAGTTCTTCCTCAAGCCGATTACCGGCTTCATGACCATCGACAGCATCATCTACGGCAAATGGGACGCCTTGCGCTCGGCGCTCAGTCATCTCGTGCTGCCGGCGATCGTGCTCGGCACCATTCCGCTGGCGGTCATCGCGCGCCAGACGCGCTCGGCCATGCTCGAGGTGCTGGGCGAGGACTATGTCCGCACCGCGCGCGCCAAGGGGCTATCGGCGGCCCGCGTCGTCGGCGTGCACGCTTTGCGCAACGCGCTGATCCCGGTGGTCACCACCATCGGCCTGCAGGTCGGCACGCTGCTGGCCGGAGCCATCCTCACCGAAACCATCTTCGCCTGGCCGGGCATCGGCAAGTGGATGGTCGATTCCATCTTCAAGCGCGACTATGTCGTCGTACAGTCGGGTCTGCTTCTGATCGCGCTCATCGTCATGGCCGTGAACCTCATCGTCGACGTGCTCTACGCCGTCATCAATCCGCGCATACGGGCAGCGTGA
- a CDS encoding ABC transporter substrate-binding protein, with product MKKTMAFAAALLAASVLGGMANAKTLVYCSEASPANFDPGTTTGGNDFDASSRTVYSRLVEFKHGGTEIEPGLAEKWEISDDGLVYTFHLRKGVKFQTTDYFKPTRDLNADDVVFSFDRQFNKENPWNGDKYLPNLTWDYYTGMDMPKYVAKWEKVDDLTVKLTLTEPNAPMLANLGMDFASIVSKEYADQLQKDGKMADFSTKPIGTGPFQFVDYQLDSVIRYAANPDYFKGKEKIDDLVFAITPDATARIQKVLAGECDVAPYPNPADIATIKANQDVTLMDQAGLNIGYMSYNTTIPPLDKPEVRHALNQAIDREALIKSLFQDAGATPAQNLIPPTMWSWNKDVKFDSYDPDAAKKVLADAGLKEIQLWASDRVRPYNPNFQRAAELIQADWAKVGVKAEIVNYEWTKYREEGKKKERPGAFQIGWTGDNGDPDNFFATLFACSAIGVSNYSSWCDKDFEDLIQKAKKTSDQAERTKLYEQAQVIFQKQAPAFLLAHSQVYAVVRKNVSGFMMDPLGIHRFDGVDKAE from the coding sequence ATGAAAAAGACAATGGCTTTTGCAGCCGCGTTGCTGGCTGCAAGCGTCCTTGGCGGGATGGCCAATGCAAAGACGCTTGTCTATTGCTCGGAAGCGTCGCCGGCCAACTTCGATCCGGGTACCACGACCGGCGGCAACGATTTCGATGCCTCGTCGCGTACCGTCTATTCGCGCCTGGTCGAGTTCAAGCATGGCGGCACCGAGATCGAGCCCGGCCTGGCCGAAAAATGGGAAATCTCGGACGACGGCCTGGTCTACACCTTCCATCTGCGCAAGGGCGTGAAGTTCCAGACCACCGACTATTTCAAGCCGACGCGCGACCTCAATGCCGATGACGTGGTCTTCTCCTTCGATCGCCAGTTCAACAAGGAAAATCCCTGGAATGGCGACAAGTATCTGCCGAACCTGACCTGGGACTACTACACCGGCATGGACATGCCGAAATACGTCGCCAAGTGGGAGAAGGTCGACGACCTGACCGTCAAGCTGACGCTGACCGAGCCGAATGCGCCGATGCTGGCCAATCTCGGCATGGACTTCGCCTCGATCGTATCGAAGGAATATGCGGACCAGCTCCAGAAGGACGGCAAGATGGCCGACTTCTCGACCAAGCCGATCGGCACCGGCCCGTTCCAATTCGTCGACTATCAGCTGGATTCGGTCATCCGCTATGCGGCGAACCCCGACTACTTCAAGGGCAAGGAGAAGATCGACGACCTCGTCTTCGCCATCACGCCTGACGCCACCGCCCGCATCCAGAAGGTGCTGGCCGGCGAATGCGATGTGGCGCCCTATCCGAACCCGGCCGATATCGCCACGATCAAGGCCAACCAGGACGTGACCCTGATGGACCAGGCCGGTCTGAACATCGGCTATATGAGCTACAACACGACCATCCCGCCGCTCGACAAGCCCGAGGTGCGTCATGCGCTCAACCAGGCCATCGACCGGGAAGCGCTGATCAAGTCGCTGTTCCAGGACGCCGGCGCGACGCCGGCCCAGAACCTGATCCCGCCGACCATGTGGTCGTGGAACAAGGACGTGAAGTTCGATTCCTACGATCCGGATGCTGCCAAGAAGGTGCTGGCCGATGCCGGGCTGAAGGAAATCCAGCTCTGGGCATCCGACCGCGTTCGTCCGTACAACCCGAACTTCCAGCGCGCCGCCGAACTGATCCAGGCCGACTGGGCCAAGGTCGGCGTCAAGGCCGAGATCGTCAACTACGAGTGGACGAAGTACCGCGAGGAAGGCAAGAAGAAGGAGCGCCCCGGCGCCTTCCAGATCGGCTGGACCGGTGACAATGGCGATCCGGACAACTTCTTCGCCACCCTGTTTGCCTGCTCCGCCATCGGCGTCTCGAACTACTCCAGCTGGTGCGACAAGGACTTCGAAGATCTGATCCAGAAGGCCAAGAAGACCAGCGATCAAGCCGAGCGCACCAAGCTCTACGAGCAGGCGCAGGTCATCTTCCAGAAGCAGGCTCCGGCCTTCCTGCTGGCGCACAGCCAGGTCTATGCGGTCGTGCGCAAGAACGTCAGCGGCTTCATGATGGACCCGCTCGGCATCCATCGCTTCGACGGCGTCGACAAGGCCGAATAG
- a CDS encoding long-chain fatty acid--CoA ligase produces the protein MAKAAKRTVSKAKAAAKPAVGTGASNASLAKTAAAPKPKAAAKPAAKSKAAAKPAAKSKAAAKPAAKSKAAAKPAAAKPAKTGPKAAAKPAAARPAAKITPAAAASAPAKRLPKAITELTAGLPQKPWLKNYPKNMPAEIGPLSHNSIGDFLVAACRQFAGQPAFVCMGKSVSYAELERLSAAFGAYLQSKGLEKGARVALMMPNVLQYPVAMMAVLRAGFTVVNVNPLYTPRELEHQLKDSGAQAIVILENFANTLQAVIARTPVKHVVVATMGDMLGALKGTIVNLVVRRVKKMVPAWSLPGHVGFNAALKQGAALSFEQATVSGDDIAFLQYTGGTTGISKGATLLHRNVLSNVAQNSLWVEDAYTVKPKPAHLNFVCALPLYHIFALTVNALMGMQQGAQNVLIPNPRDIPGFVKELQKYPIHIFPGLNTLFNALLNNEDFRKLDFKPLILTLGGGMAVQKGVAERWKALTGRPVSEGYGLSETSPVATANKFSSSEFTGTIGLPLPSTEIAIRDDDGNNVPLGEVGEICIRGPQVMAGYWNRPDETAKVMTKDGFFKSGDMGFMDDQGYTKIVDRKKDMILVSGFNVYPNELEEVVAQHPGVLEVAAIGVPDEHSGEVPKLFVVRKDPALTLETLTAYCRQNLTGYKRPKYIEFRTELPKTPVGKILRRALRE, from the coding sequence TTGGCAAAGGCAGCAAAGAGGACGGTTTCAAAGGCAAAAGCCGCCGCAAAGCCGGCCGTGGGGACCGGCGCGTCCAACGCGTCTTTAGCCAAGACCGCCGCCGCGCCGAAGCCGAAGGCTGCCGCCAAGCCGGCAGCAAAGTCAAAGGCTGCCGCCAAGCCGGCAGCAAAGTCGAAGGCCGCCGCCAAGCCGGCAGCAAAGTCGAAGGCCGCCGCCAAACCCGCCGCCGCAAAGCCGGCCAAGACTGGCCCGAAAGCGGCGGCCAAGCCTGCGGCAGCCAGACCCGCGGCCAAGATCACGCCGGCGGCCGCGGCTTCCGCCCCAGCCAAGCGTCTGCCGAAGGCGATCACGGAGCTTACCGCCGGACTGCCGCAGAAACCGTGGCTGAAGAACTATCCCAAGAACATGCCGGCCGAGATCGGACCGCTGTCCCACAACTCCATCGGAGACTTCCTCGTCGCCGCCTGCAGGCAGTTTGCCGGCCAGCCGGCTTTCGTGTGCATGGGCAAGTCAGTCTCCTATGCGGAACTCGAGCGGCTTTCGGCCGCCTTCGGCGCCTATCTGCAGTCGAAGGGACTGGAGAAGGGCGCGCGCGTGGCGCTGATGATGCCCAACGTGCTGCAATATCCGGTGGCGATGATGGCGGTCCTGCGGGCCGGCTTCACAGTGGTGAACGTCAACCCGCTCTACACGCCGCGTGAACTGGAGCATCAGCTCAAGGATTCGGGCGCGCAGGCGATCGTCATTCTCGAAAACTTCGCCAACACCTTGCAGGCCGTCATCGCCCGCACGCCGGTCAAGCATGTCGTGGTCGCGACGATGGGCGACATGCTCGGCGCCCTCAAGGGCACAATCGTCAACCTCGTCGTGCGCCGGGTGAAGAAGATGGTTCCCGCCTGGTCGCTGCCCGGCCATGTCGGCTTCAACGCCGCGCTGAAGCAGGGCGCGGCGCTAAGCTTCGAGCAGGCCACCGTTTCGGGCGACGACATCGCCTTCCTGCAGTATACGGGCGGAACGACCGGGATCTCGAAGGGCGCAACGCTGCTGCATCGCAATGTTTTGTCCAATGTGGCGCAGAATTCGCTCTGGGTAGAGGATGCCTACACCGTCAAGCCGAAGCCGGCGCACCTCAACTTCGTCTGCGCGCTGCCGCTCTATCACATCTTCGCGCTGACGGTGAATGCGCTGATGGGCATGCAGCAAGGCGCCCAGAACGTGCTCATCCCCAACCCGCGCGACATACCGGGCTTCGTCAAGGAACTGCAGAAATACCCGATCCACATCTTCCCCGGGCTCAACACGCTGTTCAACGCGCTGCTCAACAATGAGGATTTCCGCAAGCTCGACTTCAAGCCGCTGATCCTGACGCTGGGCGGCGGCATGGCGGTGCAGAAGGGCGTGGCCGAGCGCTGGAAGGCGCTCACCGGCCGGCCTGTGAGTGAAGGCTACGGGCTTTCCGAAACCTCGCCGGTGGCGACCGCCAACAAGTTCAGCTCCAGCGAGTTTACCGGCACGATCGGCCTGCCGCTGCCATCGACCGAGATCGCCATCCGCGACGACGACGGCAACAACGTGCCGCTCGGCGAGGTGGGCGAGATCTGCATCCGCGGCCCGCAAGTGATGGCAGGCTACTGGAACCGGCCTGACGAAACCGCCAAGGTGATGACCAAGGACGGCTTCTTCAAGTCGGGCGACATGGGCTTCATGGACGACCAGGGTTACACCAAGATCGTCGATCGCAAGAAGGACATGATCCTGGTCTCCGGCTTCAACGTCTATCCCAACGAACTGGAAGAGGTGGTGGCCCAGCACCCCGGCGTGCTCGAAGTGGCGGCGATCGGCGTGCCGGACGAGCACTCCGGCGAGGTGCCAAAGCTGTTCGTGGTCAGGAAGGATCCGGCGCTGACCCTCGAGACGCTGACCGCCTATTGCCGCCAGAACCTGACCGGCTACAAGCGGCCGAAATACATCGAATTCCGCACCGAATTGCCGAAGACGCCGGTCGGCAAGATCCTGCGGCGCGCGTTGCGGGAGTAG
- a CDS encoding 50S ribosomal protein L11 methyltransferase has protein sequence MGLSPVPSLPEIRLYTAHPGSGLRRLLEPDDDAEGYAAEPQPPYWAYAWAGGAVLARFVPDRPSIVAGRRVLDLGAGSGLVGIAAAKAGARAVIAAEIDRNGVVALGLNAQANGVAISIVGEDITAGSPPAIDLVLAGDIFYAKQVGQRMMPFLDRCLAAGIDVLVGDPGRAWLPRSRLRLLAEYQVADVGGNGGREARPSGVFALSS, from the coding sequence ATGGGCTTATCGCCGGTGCCGTCGCTGCCGGAGATCCGCCTCTACACGGCGCATCCCGGCAGCGGGCTGAGGCGGCTGCTCGAGCCGGACGATGATGCCGAGGGCTACGCGGCCGAGCCGCAGCCGCCTTACTGGGCCTATGCCTGGGCCGGCGGCGCGGTGCTGGCGCGCTTCGTTCCCGACCGGCCATCGATCGTCGCCGGCCGCCGCGTGCTCGATCTCGGGGCCGGCTCCGGCCTGGTCGGAATTGCCGCGGCAAAGGCCGGGGCGCGCGCGGTGATAGCGGCGGAGATCGATCGCAACGGTGTTGTCGCGCTCGGCCTCAACGCGCAAGCCAACGGCGTTGCCATCTCGATTGTCGGCGAGGACATTACCGCCGGTTCGCCGCCGGCGATCGACCTGGTGCTCGCGGGCGATATCTTCTACGCGAAGCAGGTCGGGCAGCGGATGATGCCATTCCTCGACCGCTGCCTCGCCGCCGGCATTGACGTGCTGGTCGGCGATCCCGGCCGCGCCTGGCTTCCCCGATCCCGGCTTCGCCTGCTGGCGGAATATCAGGTGGCAGATGTCGGAGGAAACGGCGGTAGGGAGGCGAGGCCAAGCGGGGTGTTTGCGTTGAGCAGCTAA
- a CDS encoding HAD family hydrolase, with amino-acid sequence MADIKGILFDKDGTLVDFNATWLGIADFMAMDAAEGDRWKADRLLAAAGFDFVSKRFKPDSIFASGSNMDVVELWFPRLSDEDQLLAVRRFNEITSVQGSSMAVALPGVVESLRLLHRQSFRLGVATNDSTSGAEKTLVTLGVAQLFEAAYGYDSVANPKPAPDTVLAFCDLTGLRPPEIAMVGDNRHDLEMARAGGCGLAVGVLSGTGTRDSLASIADVVLDSVADLPDFLSARVSVAAG; translated from the coding sequence TTGGCGGATATCAAGGGAATTCTGTTCGACAAGGACGGCACGCTTGTCGACTTCAACGCAACCTGGCTCGGCATAGCCGACTTCATGGCCATGGACGCTGCCGAGGGCGATCGCTGGAAGGCCGACAGGCTGCTCGCCGCCGCCGGCTTCGACTTCGTCAGCAAGCGCTTCAAGCCCGATTCGATCTTTGCTTCCGGCTCCAACATGGATGTCGTCGAACTCTGGTTCCCCCGCCTCTCGGACGAGGATCAACTGCTTGCGGTTCGCCGTTTCAACGAGATCACTTCGGTGCAGGGTTCGTCCATGGCTGTCGCGCTGCCGGGGGTCGTGGAATCGCTGCGGCTGCTGCACAGGCAGTCCTTTCGGTTGGGCGTCGCCACCAACGATTCGACCAGCGGCGCCGAGAAGACCCTGGTGACGCTCGGTGTGGCGCAGCTCTTCGAAGCCGCCTACGGCTATGATTCGGTCGCCAATCCCAAGCCGGCGCCGGACACCGTCCTCGCGTTCTGCGATCTGACCGGGCTGAGGCCGCCGGAGATCGCCATGGTGGGAGACAATCGCCACGACCTCGAAATGGCCCGCGCCGGCGGCTGCGGACTGGCGGTCGGCGTTCTCTCCGGAACCGGCACGCGCGACTCGTTGGCGTCGATCGCCGATGTCGTTCTGGATTCGGTTGCCGACCTGCCGGATTTCTTGTCGGCGCGGGTGAGCGTGGCGGCGGGTTAG
- the pgi gene encoding glucose-6-phosphate isomerase: MDQSSFDKQVAALREQRAAAKGTMREVFAADPMRFERFSATDGDLLLDWSKCAVDAETMAMLEKLAGAADLEGRRSAMFEGRKINITENRAVLHTALRNLTGKGIVLDGQDVQADVLAVLDAMGAFADAIRSGKAAGATGKKITDIVNIGIGGSDLGPAMVTLALAPYHDGPSAHYVSNVDGAHIHDTLKELSPETTLFIVASKTFTTVETMTNAETARKWVEKALGKEAIGKHFAAVSTALDLVAKFGIASDRVFGFWDWVGGRYSVWSAIGLPVMIAIGPRNFRAFLDGAHEMDEHFRSAPLQENLPVLLGLIGWWHRVVCRYPARAVIPYDQRLSRLPAYLQQLDMESNGKSVTLDGGAVATPTGPLVWGEPGTNGQHAFFQLLHQGTDFIPVEFLAAAVSHEPELKQHHDLLLANCLAQAEAFMKGRTLEEARAQMLGKGMKPADVDKIAPHRVFSGNRPSLTILYRKLDPRTLGRVIALYEHRVFVEGTLFNINSFDQWGVELGKELATGLLPVVEGKETAANRDASTAGLVAHIHQLRGAE; this comes from the coding sequence GTGGATCAATCTTCCTTCGACAAGCAAGTCGCCGCCTTGCGCGAACAGCGCGCGGCGGCCAAGGGCACGATGCGCGAGGTTTTCGCGGCTGATCCAATGCGCTTTGAGCGGTTTTCCGCCACCGACGGAGACCTCCTGCTCGACTGGTCGAAATGCGCGGTCGACGCCGAAACGATGGCGATGTTGGAAAAACTGGCCGGCGCCGCCGATCTCGAAGGCCGCCGCAGCGCCATGTTCGAAGGCAGGAAGATCAACATCACCGAGAACCGTGCCGTGCTGCACACGGCGCTGCGCAACCTGACCGGCAAGGGGATCGTGCTCGACGGTCAGGACGTCCAGGCCGACGTCCTAGCCGTGCTCGACGCCATGGGTGCCTTCGCCGATGCCATCCGTTCGGGCAAGGCGGCGGGCGCTACCGGCAAGAAGATCACCGACATCGTCAACATCGGCATCGGCGGCTCCGATCTCGGTCCAGCCATGGTCACGCTGGCGCTGGCGCCCTACCATGACGGGCCCAGCGCGCATTACGTCTCCAATGTCGACGGCGCCCATATTCACGACACGCTGAAGGAGCTTTCCCCGGAAACGACACTGTTCATCGTCGCCTCCAAGACCTTCACCACTGTCGAGACGATGACCAACGCCGAGACCGCCCGCAAATGGGTGGAGAAGGCGCTGGGCAAGGAGGCGATCGGCAAGCATTTCGCCGCCGTCTCGACCGCGCTCGATCTTGTGGCGAAATTCGGCATCGCTTCCGATCGCGTCTTCGGCTTCTGGGACTGGGTCGGCGGCCGCTATTCGGTGTGGAGCGCCATCGGCCTTCCGGTGATGATCGCCATCGGCCCGCGCAACTTCCGCGCCTTCCTCGACGGCGCGCATGAGATGGACGAGCATTTCCGCTCAGCACCGCTGCAAGAGAACCTGCCCGTTTTGCTCGGACTGATCGGCTGGTGGCACCGGGTGGTCTGCAGATATCCGGCCCGCGCCGTCATACCCTACGACCAACGCCTGTCCAGGCTGCCGGCCTACCTGCAGCAACTGGACATGGAATCGAACGGCAAGAGCGTGACGCTCGATGGCGGCGCGGTGGCCACGCCGACGGGGCCGCTGGTATGGGGCGAGCCCGGCACCAACGGCCAGCACGCCTTCTTCCAGTTGCTGCATCAGGGCACCGACTTCATCCCGGTCGAGTTCCTCGCCGCCGCCGTCAGCCACGAGCCTGAGCTGAAGCAGCATCATGACCTACTGCTCGCCAACTGCCTGGCGCAGGCGGAAGCTTTCATGAAGGGGCGCACGCTGGAAGAGGCGCGCGCGCAGATGCTGGGCAAAGGCATGAAGCCCGCCGATGTCGACAAGATCGCACCACACCGCGTCTTCTCCGGCAACAGGCCGTCGCTGACCATTCTCTACAGGAAGCTCGATCCGCGTACGCTCGGGCGGGTGATCGCGCTTTACGAGCATCGCGTCTTCGTCGAGGGGACGCTGTTCAACATCAACTCGTTCGACCAGTGGGGCGTCGAATTGGGCAAGGAATTGGCGACGGGCCTGTTGCCTGTCGTTGAAGGCAAGGAGACTGCCGCAAACCGCGACGCCTCGACTGCCGGACTGGTGGCTCATATCCACCAATTGCGCGGCGCGGAGTAA